A window from Nocardioides mesophilus encodes these proteins:
- the purM gene encoding phosphoribosylformylglycinamidine cyclo-ligase → MSDAPRPDGTPRPDSGGAGATYEAAGVSIDAGDKAVELMKVWIDKARRPEMVGGIGGFAGLFDATALKAYDHPLLATSADGVGTKVAIAQAMDVHHTIGFDLVGMLVDDLVVCGAEPLFLTDYIATGRVVPERIAAIVQGVAEACVQAGCALVGGETAEHPGLLRPDEYDLAGSTTGVVEASHLLGPGRVRPGDLVVAMAASGLHANGYSLVRHVLLGAGSDGGAGWALDRHVDELGRTLGEELLEPTRIYAKACLDLARRTRTHAMSHVTGGGLAANLERVLPDEVEVHIDRGTWIPQPVFDLVRRVGAVAQPDLERTLNCGVGMVALVDPEDADTAVSLLAGHGVHAWVCGEARAAGAAGGSVTLTGQHPGW, encoded by the coding sequence ATGAGCGACGCCCCCAGGCCCGACGGCACGCCCCGGCCCGACTCCGGCGGCGCCGGCGCCACCTACGAGGCCGCCGGGGTCTCCATCGACGCCGGCGACAAGGCCGTCGAGCTGATGAAGGTCTGGATCGACAAGGCCCGCCGTCCGGAGATGGTCGGCGGCATCGGCGGCTTCGCCGGGCTCTTCGACGCGACCGCGCTGAAGGCCTACGACCACCCGCTGCTCGCCACCTCCGCCGACGGCGTGGGCACCAAGGTGGCGATCGCGCAGGCGATGGACGTGCACCACACGATCGGCTTCGACCTGGTCGGGATGCTCGTCGACGACCTGGTCGTCTGCGGCGCGGAGCCCCTGTTCCTCACCGACTACATCGCCACCGGCCGGGTGGTGCCCGAGCGGATCGCCGCGATCGTCCAGGGCGTCGCCGAGGCCTGCGTGCAGGCCGGCTGCGCCCTCGTCGGCGGGGAGACCGCCGAGCACCCGGGGCTGCTGCGCCCCGACGAGTACGACCTCGCCGGCTCCACCACCGGGGTCGTCGAGGCCTCGCACCTGCTCGGTCCCGGCCGGGTCCGGCCCGGTGACCTCGTGGTCGCGATGGCCGCGAGCGGGCTGCACGCCAACGGCTACTCCCTGGTGCGCCACGTCCTGCTCGGCGCCGGCTCCGACGGGGGCGCCGGCTGGGCGCTGGACCGGCACGTCGACGAGCTCGGCCGCACGCTCGGCGAGGAGCTGCTCGAGCCGACCCGGATCTACGCCAAGGCGTGCCTGGACCTGGCCCGCCGTACCCGCACTCACGCCATGTCCCACGTCACCGGCGGCGGCCTGGCCGCGAACCTGGAGCGGGTCCTGCCCGACGAGGTCGAGGTGCACATCGACCGCGGCACCTGGATCCCGCAGCCGGTCTTCGACCTGGTCCGGCGGGTCGGCGCGGTCGCGCAGCCCGACCTGGAGCGCACCCTCAACTGCGGCGTCGGGATGGTCGCGCTGGTGGACCCGGAGGACGCCGACACCGCGGTGAGCCTGCTCGCCGGCCACGGGGTGCACGCGTGGGTGTGCGGGGAGGCCCGCGCCGCCGGCGCCGCGGGTGGTTCGGTCACCCTCACCGGCCAGCACCCCGGCTGGTAG
- the purF gene encoding amidophosphoribosyltransferase: MPRATRPGDGRLTHDLDPHDRSPQDACGVFGVWAPGEEVAKLTYYGLYALQHRGQESAGIAVSNGRQILVYKDMGLVSQVFDEATLASLQGHVAVGHARYSTTGASTWHNAQPTFRPTETGSIALAHNGNLTNTRDLAARVDALGTTQGELDVQRNVPVSTNDTSLVTALLAHHPDKSLEENAAELLPTIRGAFSFVWMDEHTLYAARDPQGIRPLVLGRLERGWVVASETAALDIVGASFIREVEPGEMVAVDEDGLRSRRFAEAAPKHCLFEFVYLARPDTMMNDQRVHSVRVEIGRRLAREYPADADLVMPVPESGTPAAIGYAEESGIPYGTGLVKNSYVGRTFIQPSQTIRQLGIRLKLNPLRDVIEGKRLVVVDDSIVRGNTQRALVRMLREAGAREVHVRISSPPVKWPCFYGIDFATRAELIANGLTSDEICRSIDADSLAYISLEQLVEATTVPNDNLCRACFDGVYPVPLPDAEHLGKNLLELGPTSVDAGEDPRLSFAQGGGASDALERP; encoded by the coding sequence GTGCCTCGTGCAACGCGTCCCGGTGACGGCCGACTGACCCACGATCTCGATCCTCACGACCGTAGCCCGCAGGACGCCTGCGGAGTGTTCGGCGTGTGGGCTCCTGGCGAGGAGGTCGCCAAGCTCACCTACTACGGCCTCTACGCCCTGCAGCACCGCGGCCAGGAGTCCGCCGGGATCGCGGTCAGCAACGGCCGCCAGATCCTGGTCTACAAGGACATGGGCCTGGTCTCGCAGGTCTTCGACGAGGCGACCCTCGCCTCGCTGCAGGGCCATGTCGCGGTCGGCCACGCGCGCTACTCCACCACCGGCGCGAGCACCTGGCACAACGCGCAGCCGACGTTCCGGCCCACCGAGACCGGCTCGATCGCGCTCGCGCACAACGGCAACCTGACCAACACCCGCGACCTCGCCGCCCGCGTCGACGCACTCGGCACCACCCAGGGCGAGCTCGACGTGCAGCGCAACGTGCCGGTCTCCACCAACGACACCAGCCTGGTCACCGCGCTGCTCGCGCACCACCCGGACAAGAGCCTGGAGGAGAACGCCGCCGAGCTGCTGCCCACCATCCGGGGCGCCTTCTCGTTCGTCTGGATGGACGAGCACACGCTGTACGCCGCCCGCGACCCGCAGGGCATCCGCCCGCTGGTGCTGGGCCGGCTGGAGCGCGGCTGGGTGGTGGCCTCCGAGACCGCGGCCCTGGACATCGTCGGCGCCTCGTTCATCCGCGAGGTCGAGCCGGGCGAGATGGTGGCCGTCGACGAGGACGGCCTGCGCAGCCGCCGCTTCGCCGAGGCCGCGCCCAAGCACTGCCTCTTCGAGTTCGTCTACCTCGCCCGCCCGGACACGATGATGAACGACCAGCGGGTGCACAGCGTCCGGGTGGAGATCGGCCGCCGGCTCGCCCGCGAGTACCCCGCCGACGCCGACCTGGTCATGCCCGTCCCGGAGTCCGGCACGCCCGCCGCCATCGGCTACGCCGAGGAGAGCGGCATCCCCTACGGCACCGGGCTGGTGAAGAACTCCTACGTCGGCCGCACGTTCATCCAGCCGTCGCAGACGATCCGGCAGCTCGGCATCCGGCTCAAGCTCAACCCGCTGCGCGACGTCATCGAAGGCAAGCGGCTGGTGGTCGTGGACGACTCCATCGTCCGCGGCAACACCCAGCGTGCCCTGGTCCGGATGCTCCGCGAGGCCGGCGCCCGCGAGGTGCACGTGCGGATCTCCAGCCCGCCGGTGAAGTGGCCGTGCTTCTACGGCATCGACTTCGCCACCCGCGCGGAGCTGATCGCCAACGGCCTGACCAGCGACGAGATCTGCCGCTCCATCGACGCCGACTCGCTGGCCTACATCTCCCTCGAGCAGCTCGTCGAGGCCACCACGGTGCCGAACGACAACCTCTGCCGGGCCTGCTTCGACGGCGTCTACCCGGTGCCGCTGCCGGATGCCGAGCACCTCGGCAAGAACCTCCTCGAGCTCGGGCCGACCTCGGTCGACGCCGGCGAGGACCCGCGGCTCTCGTTCGCCCAGGGCGGCGGAGCCTCCGACGCCCTCGAACGGCCGTGA
- a CDS encoding glucosamine-6-phosphate deaminase: MSRAAADLIGSAVRAGATTLGVATGSSPLGTYAELGRRVAAGGLSLAGCDAYLLDEYVGLGADHPQAYRCVIRRELVRRTDLGDGHVHGPHGDADDLDAEARRFEEEVRRARIGVQVLGIGSNGHLGFNEPGSPLDSLTRVVELTERTRADNARFFDRPEDVPRRVLTQGLGTILRAERLVLLALGERKADALAAALTGPVNPDCPASVLQCHPDVHVLADPGAARGLLDSPRRR, translated from the coding sequence GTGTCCCGCGCGGCGGCCGACCTCATCGGGTCGGCCGTCCGCGCGGGGGCGACCACGCTCGGGGTCGCGACCGGTTCCTCACCGCTGGGCACCTACGCCGAGCTGGGGCGCCGGGTCGCGGCCGGCGGGCTCTCCCTCGCCGGCTGCGACGCCTACCTCCTCGACGAGTACGTCGGCCTGGGCGCCGACCACCCCCAGGCCTACCGGTGCGTCATCCGGCGCGAGCTGGTGCGCCGGACCGACCTGGGGGACGGGCACGTCCACGGCCCCCACGGGGACGCCGACGACCTCGATGCCGAGGCCCGACGCTTCGAGGAGGAGGTCCGGCGGGCCCGGATCGGCGTCCAAGTGCTCGGCATCGGCTCCAACGGCCACCTCGGTTTCAATGAGCCCGGCTCACCGCTGGACTCGCTCACCCGCGTCGTGGAGCTCACCGAACGCACCCGCGCCGACAACGCACGCTTCTTCGACCGGCCCGAGGACGTGCCCCGCCGGGTGCTGACCCAGGGGCTCGGCACCATCCTGCGCGCCGAGCGGCTGGTCCTCCTCGCCCTCGGGGAGCGCAAGGCCGACGCGCTCGCCGCCGCCCTCACCGGTCCGGTCAACCCCGACTGCCCCGCCTCCGTGCTGCAGTGCCACCCCGACGTTCACGTGCTCGCCGACCCGGGGGCGGCCCGGGGGTTGCTGGATTCACCGCGTCGCCGGTGA
- a CDS encoding sugar-binding protein, producing MSRHHPSGEASRTPTPGARRTLALTGTATLLALGLIGPLPAASGDTPAGATVRGPASKADLDVLYVGAHPDDEASRLSMFGEWKERFGARTGVVTVTRGEGGGNAIGPEEGPALGLIREREERKAVGTLGVTDVYNLDKVDFYYSVSAPLHQEAWNARETLGRLVRVVRQTRPEIVMTMNPAPSPGNHGGHQEAALLAIEAYEAAADPKRYPHQITREGLQPWAAKKLLTTAVTGTAGSAGPNCPTSYTPAEPTEDIYGVWSGRESRSGKSFAQLEREAQRNYASQGWAGFPDVSSDPKAIGCDYMRQIDSRVPFVRGDLTADGAASSTILEGAVLPSTGGLPLGTGLDVSTDTFRVVPGGSTTVDVVLTAPAGTDLRRTRVALDLPAGWSGSPVAKVGRIAAGKSVTRSFTVDVPTGTDVDRYLVGIDVDSREGTGFGDQQLEVVPVVEGRQEALPQVSQFDAWTERVGVEQLQGIVKPVLTLPSGGTRTVGVDVTNRGDTPASGEVDLDLPAGFSSAGPQAFTGLAPGDTERVDVEVTNDDASLPTANQGGTNGDYNYTVLTTSASGTAKSAAALELVPTATVGDTAAPTMDGVIEDGEYAAEIDLGRRWEGTACTDAADCSATGWITRSGDALYVAVDVTDDALGTVLAASDCKRHWRVDSLELAVDPTGTSENTSTTFKAAVLPTTTEGVACASRDADNKQGPIGTFKQVGGGGTPARASGDTAPGFEAVSTLKEPYTGYVIEAKIPFSVLPATVDPDKMGFNAFVYDSDTKDKTGQTRLGWSTFGGVQGDPYRWGRVVLEGDAPPAVATSEPRLEFPALSSLESPPSIAQAVRTHVALSGLPQTPQRVSAEIVRVALRDGAVRAVVKARGPGTAYLFAMYGDEVVGRRVVEVEPGTTKVRIPTSGNPGWRVLMAFDSDVKGSASSAAVVPLAQRSR from the coding sequence ATGTCCAGACATCACCCCTCGGGTGAGGCGTCGCGCACGCCCACCCCGGGCGCCCGCCGCACGCTGGCGCTCACCGGAACGGCGACCCTGCTCGCACTGGGACTGATCGGCCCCCTGCCGGCGGCCTCCGGCGACACCCCGGCCGGCGCCACGGTCCGCGGACCGGCGTCCAAGGCGGACCTCGACGTGCTCTACGTCGGCGCCCACCCCGACGACGAGGCCTCGCGCCTGTCGATGTTCGGGGAGTGGAAGGAGCGCTTCGGCGCCCGCACCGGGGTCGTCACCGTGACCCGCGGCGAGGGCGGCGGCAACGCGATCGGGCCGGAGGAGGGCCCGGCCCTGGGCCTCATCCGCGAGCGCGAGGAGCGCAAGGCGGTCGGCACCCTCGGCGTCACTGACGTCTACAACCTCGACAAGGTCGACTTCTACTACTCCGTCAGCGCCCCGCTGCACCAGGAGGCGTGGAACGCCCGCGAGACCCTCGGCCGGCTGGTGCGCGTGGTGCGCCAGACCCGCCCCGAGATCGTCATGACGATGAACCCCGCTCCGAGCCCCGGCAACCACGGCGGTCACCAGGAGGCGGCGCTGCTGGCGATCGAGGCCTACGAGGCCGCCGCCGACCCGAAGCGGTACCCCCACCAGATCACCCGCGAGGGCCTGCAGCCCTGGGCCGCCAAGAAGCTCCTGACCACCGCGGTGACGGGGACCGCCGGCTCCGCCGGTCCGAACTGCCCCACCAGCTACACCCCGGCCGAGCCCACCGAGGACATCTACGGTGTGTGGTCGGGCCGCGAGTCCCGCAGCGGGAAGAGCTTTGCCCAGCTCGAGCGTGAGGCGCAGCGCAACTACGCCTCGCAGGGTTGGGCGGGCTTCCCCGACGTCAGCTCCGACCCCAAGGCGATCGGCTGCGACTACATGCGCCAGATCGACTCCCGCGTGCCCTTCGTGCGCGGCGACCTGACCGCCGACGGGGCCGCTTCCTCGACGATCCTCGAGGGTGCCGTCCTCCCGAGCACGGGTGGGCTGCCGCTGGGCACCGGCCTGGACGTCTCCACCGACACCTTCCGGGTCGTTCCCGGCGGGTCGACCACCGTCGACGTGGTGCTGACCGCTCCCGCCGGCACCGACCTGCGCCGCACCCGCGTCGCTCTCGACCTGCCCGCGGGCTGGAGCGGCTCACCCGTCGCGAAGGTCGGCCGGATCGCCGCAGGCAAGTCGGTGACCCGGTCGTTCACCGTCGACGTGCCCACGGGCACGGACGTCGACCGCTACCTGGTCGGCATCGACGTCGACTCCCGCGAGGGCACCGGCTTCGGTGACCAGCAGCTCGAGGTCGTCCCCGTCGTCGAGGGTCGGCAGGAGGCTCTGCCGCAGGTGAGCCAGTTCGACGCCTGGACCGAGCGCGTCGGCGTGGAGCAGCTGCAGGGCATCGTCAAGCCCGTGCTCACGCTGCCCTCGGGCGGCACCCGCACCGTCGGTGTGGACGTGACCAACCGCGGCGACACCCCCGCCTCGGGCGAGGTCGACCTCGACCTGCCCGCCGGCTTCAGCTCCGCGGGACCGCAGGCCTTCACGGGCCTGGCACCCGGTGACACCGAGCGCGTCGACGTCGAGGTGACCAACGACGACGCGTCGCTTCCCACCGCCAACCAGGGCGGCACCAACGGCGACTACAACTACACGGTGCTCACCACGAGCGCGTCCGGCACGGCGAAGTCCGCCGCTGCCCTCGAGCTCGTCCCCACCGCCACGGTTGGTGACACCGCGGCGCCGACGATGGACGGGGTGATCGAGGACGGCGAGTACGCCGCCGAGATCGACCTGGGTCGACGCTGGGAGGGCACGGCCTGCACCGATGCCGCCGACTGCTCGGCGACCGGATGGATCACCCGGTCCGGAGACGCCCTCTACGTGGCCGTCGACGTCACCGACGACGCCCTCGGCACCGTGCTGGCCGCCAGCGACTGCAAGCGCCACTGGCGCGTGGACTCCCTGGAGCTGGCCGTCGACCCGACGGGCACCTCGGAGAACACCTCGACGACCTTCAAGGCCGCCGTCCTCCCCACCACCACCGAGGGAGTGGCGTGCGCCTCGCGGGACGCCGACAACAAGCAGGGCCCGATCGGCACGTTCAAGCAGGTCGGCGGCGGGGGTACCCCGGCTCGGGCCTCCGGCGACACTGCCCCGGGTTTCGAGGCCGTCTCGACGCTCAAGGAGCCCTACACCGGCTACGTCATCGAGGCGAAGATTCCCTTCAGCGTCCTGCCGGCGACGGTCGATCCCGACAAGATGGGTTTCAACGCCTTCGTCTACGACTCGGACACCAAGGACAAGACCGGCCAGACCCGGCTGGGATGGTCGACCTTCGGCGGGGTCCAGGGGGACCCGTACCGCTGGGGTCGCGTGGTGCTCGAGGGTGACGCGCCGCCGGCGGTGGCGACCAGCGAGCCCCGGCTCGAGTTCCCGGCTCTGAGCAGCCTGGAGTCGCCGCCCTCGATCGCGCAGGCGGTGCGCACGCACGTGGCCCTGTCCGGTCTGCCGCAGACCCCCCAGCGGGTGAGCGCCGAGATCGTCCGGGTGGCACTCCGCGACGGCGCGGTGCGCGCGGTCGTGAAGGCACGCGGTCCCGGCACGGCGTACCTGTTCGCGATGTACGGCGACGAGGTCGTGGGTCGACGAGTGGTGGAGGTGGAGCCGGGCACGACCAAGGTCCGCATCCCGACCTCGGGCAACCCCGGCTGGCGGGTGCTCATGGCGTTCGACTCCGACGTCAAGGGCAGCGCCTCCTCGGCGGCCGTGGTCCCGCTGGCCCAGCGGAGCCGCTGA
- a CDS encoding carbohydrate ABC transporter permease, giving the protein MRTSRAERTTTYVVLVLAAMLALYPIGLILVKAVQPDAIGAASGVDLGNFAEAWDQGEFGSYLRTSVIVTACVVVGATLLSSLAGYAFGTMRFRGSTALFYLLLLGLMVPSEAVVIPLYFQLRSVGLLDTYTALVLPQIAQSLAFGTFWMRAYFRSTSREVVEAARLDGAGHLRIFWSILLPMGRPAVTTMMVLFFMWTWNEFLLPLVVIPSGDLLTAPLGLALFQGQYTAGTSLLAAGAVMVAFPVVVFYLFAQRHFIRGMVDGATKG; this is encoded by the coding sequence GTGAGAACCTCGAGGGCCGAGCGCACCACGACGTACGTCGTGCTCGTGCTGGCCGCGATGCTGGCGCTCTACCCGATCGGGCTGATCCTGGTGAAGGCCGTCCAGCCCGATGCCATCGGAGCCGCCTCCGGCGTCGACCTCGGCAACTTCGCCGAGGCCTGGGACCAGGGGGAGTTCGGCAGCTACCTGCGCACCAGCGTCATCGTGACCGCCTGCGTGGTCGTCGGCGCGACGCTGCTGTCGTCGTTGGCCGGATACGCCTTCGGCACCATGCGCTTCCGCGGGTCGACGGCGCTGTTCTACCTGTTGCTGCTGGGCCTCATGGTGCCCAGCGAAGCTGTCGTCATCCCGCTCTACTTCCAGCTGCGCAGCGTCGGCCTGCTCGACACCTACACCGCGCTGGTGCTGCCCCAGATCGCGCAGTCGCTGGCCTTCGGCACCTTCTGGATGCGCGCCTACTTCCGCAGCACCTCCCGCGAGGTCGTGGAGGCCGCCCGCCTCGACGGCGCGGGCCACCTGCGCATCTTCTGGTCGATCCTGCTTCCCATGGGTCGCCCGGCCGTCACGACCATGATGGTGCTGTTCTTCATGTGGACCTGGAACGAGTTCCTGCTCCCTCTGGTCGTCATCCCCAGCGGTGACCTGCTCACCGCACCCCTCGGCCTGGCCCTCTTCCAGGGCCAGTACACCGCCGGCACCTCGCTGCTGGCGGCGGGCGCCGTGATGGTCGCCTTCCCCGTCGTCGTCTTCTACCTGTTCGCGCAGCGGCACTTCATCCGCGGCATGGTCGACGGCGCCACCAAGGGCTGA
- a CDS encoding carbohydrate ABC transporter permease: MTSHASSAAADASIPPRTDRRQAGASGEPPAAPRRPGRRTGGAPGEPGLIAYAYVAPALVVFALFLLAPLVYAVQLSFYEWDGLGLGTWVGLDNYVAVFTDPELRAPFGHALVLVVFFSLLPVTFGMLLAALMTRTRVRGAGFFRTVLFLPQVVALTVVAVVWRQIYAPTGPLNDALRLVGLDGFARGWLGDRDWVLVAIGLVGTWVGTGLCTVLFLAGLSKVGRELYESSRLDGAGFWAELRFISLPSLRGELAVALTLTMVAALRTFDLVYVMTGGGPGNASRVPSYEVYDRAIQEGDVGTGITVALVLTVVILAATWLVNRIADDREAA, encoded by the coding sequence GTGACCAGCCACGCGTCGTCCGCAGCCGCGGACGCCTCGATACCTCCCCGGACGGACCGCCGGCAGGCCGGTGCGTCCGGGGAGCCCCCCGCCGCGCCGCGCCGCCCTGGCCGTCGCACGGGGGGCGCACCGGGCGAACCGGGCCTGATCGCCTACGCGTACGTCGCCCCGGCGCTGGTGGTCTTCGCCCTCTTCCTCCTCGCCCCCCTGGTGTACGCCGTCCAGCTCTCCTTCTACGAGTGGGACGGGCTGGGCCTGGGGACCTGGGTCGGCCTGGACAACTACGTCGCGGTCTTCACCGACCCCGAGCTGCGAGCGCCGTTCGGGCACGCCCTCGTGCTCGTCGTCTTCTTCAGCCTGCTCCCGGTGACCTTCGGGATGCTCCTCGCGGCGCTCATGACCCGCACCCGGGTCCGCGGCGCCGGCTTCTTCCGCACCGTGCTCTTCCTTCCCCAGGTCGTCGCGCTCACCGTCGTCGCGGTCGTCTGGCGCCAGATCTACGCCCCCACCGGTCCGCTCAACGACGCACTGCGCCTCGTCGGCCTGGACGGGTTCGCCCGCGGCTGGCTCGGCGACCGCGACTGGGTGCTGGTGGCCATCGGACTCGTCGGCACCTGGGTCGGCACCGGTCTGTGCACCGTGCTGTTCCTCGCGGGTCTGTCCAAGGTCGGACGCGAGCTCTACGAGTCGTCCCGGCTCGACGGCGCCGGCTTCTGGGCCGAGCTGCGCTTCATCAGCCTGCCCAGCCTGCGCGGCGAGCTCGCTGTGGCACTCACCTTGACGATGGTGGCCGCGCTGCGGACCTTCGACCTCGTCTACGTGATGACCGGCGGCGGGCCGGGCAACGCCTCGCGGGTGCCGTCCTACGAGGTCTACGACCGCGCCATCCAGGAGGGCGACGTCGGCACCGGCATCACGGTGGCGCTCGTCCTCACCGTGGTGATCCTGGCCGCCACCTGGCTGGTCAACCGCATCGCCGACGACAGGGAGGCCGCGTGA
- a CDS encoding extracellular solute-binding protein, with amino-acid sequence MTRIRPARTLGAGLAAAALLATTVACAPGEEGGSGTETQSEDVTTDISKVGDVTLTVWDQEVRGGQAEQIAALNKAFQEKYPNVTIDRTKRSFTDLQRTLRNAITSDDAPDVVQANNGRTDMGAFVKNGLLQSLDGYAETYGWTERFPESVRSLATYSDDGATFGEGSLYGLAQVGELVGVFYNKSMLADLGLEVPKTTADFEAALAAAKDAGELPIQFGNLDGWPGIHDYGFVQNQFVPRDDIRNLGFGREGASWTTDENTQAADTFSKWVDAGYFTPEFNAVGYDPAWQDFAQGNGLFLVAGTWLQADLEDAMGEDVGFFLPPVGETGELAVTGGTGLPFSITEASDDADVAAAYIDFITSDEAMQMIQDAGNLPVVGGSPDQAEGLAAEVLDAWTTAGEDDALVPYLDYATPDFYDLITAQVQELGAGQVSTEEFLGTLEDEYSSFVSGE; translated from the coding sequence ATGACCCGCATCCGTCCGGCTCGTACCCTCGGCGCCGGCCTGGCCGCCGCCGCCCTGCTCGCGACCACCGTCGCGTGCGCCCCCGGAGAGGAGGGCGGCAGCGGCACCGAGACGCAGTCCGAGGACGTCACCACCGACATCAGCAAGGTCGGCGACGTGACCCTCACCGTCTGGGACCAGGAGGTGCGCGGCGGGCAGGCCGAGCAGATCGCGGCCCTGAACAAGGCGTTCCAGGAGAAGTACCCCAACGTCACCATCGACCGCACCAAGAGATCCTTCACCGACCTGCAGCGCACGCTGCGCAACGCCATCACCTCCGACGACGCCCCCGACGTCGTGCAGGCCAACAACGGCCGCACCGACATGGGCGCCTTCGTGAAGAACGGTCTCCTGCAGTCGCTCGACGGCTACGCCGAGACCTACGGCTGGACCGAGCGGTTCCCCGAGTCGGTGCGATCGCTGGCCACCTACAGCGACGACGGCGCCACCTTCGGCGAGGGCAGCCTCTACGGCCTGGCCCAGGTCGGCGAGCTCGTCGGGGTGTTCTACAACAAGTCCATGCTGGCCGACCTCGGCCTCGAGGTGCCCAAGACCACCGCCGACTTCGAGGCGGCGCTCGCCGCCGCCAAGGACGCCGGTGAGCTCCCGATCCAGTTCGGCAACCTCGACGGCTGGCCCGGCATCCACGACTACGGCTTCGTGCAGAACCAGTTCGTCCCGCGCGACGACATCCGCAACCTCGGCTTCGGCCGGGAGGGCGCGTCGTGGACCACCGACGAGAACACCCAGGCCGCGGACACCTTCAGCAAGTGGGTCGACGCCGGCTACTTCACCCCCGAGTTCAACGCCGTCGGCTATGACCCGGCGTGGCAGGACTTCGCCCAGGGCAACGGGCTCTTCCTCGTCGCCGGCACCTGGCTCCAGGCCGACCTCGAGGACGCGATGGGCGAGGACGTGGGCTTCTTCCTCCCGCCGGTCGGCGAGACGGGCGAGTTGGCGGTCACCGGGGGCACCGGGCTGCCCTTCTCGATCACCGAGGCCTCCGACGACGCCGACGTGGCCGCGGCCTACATCGACTTCATCACCAGCGACGAGGCCATGCAGATGATCCAGGACGCCGGCAACCTGCCGGTCGTGGGCGGCTCGCCCGACCAGGCCGAGGGTCTGGCCGCCGAGGTGCTCGACGCCTGGACCACCGCCGGCGAGGACGACGCGCTCGTGCCCTACCTCGACTACGCCACCCCGGACTTCTACGACCTGATCACCGCGCAGGTGCAGGAGCTGGGCGCCGGTCAGGTGAGCACGGAGGAGTTCCTCGGCACCCTGGAGGACGAGTACTCCTCCTTCGTCTCCGGCGAGTGA
- a CDS encoding carbohydrate kinase family protein — MSDPSDAPARPLDLVVTGTVFLDLILTGLRAAPVGGREIMADGMGSSPGGAATLAVAASRLGVATGLVAAFGSDVYGDFCWSTLEEDEGVDLSASRRLEGWHSPVTVSLAYDDDRAMITHAHPPPIDPDLLFGRLPDAQLCFADVGTSRAPWIDEAVGRGSLIFADVGWDDTGVWDAAGLRERLEGCHAFVPNAAEAMAYTGKDHPGAALEVIRDWVPLAVVTAGSGGAYAADEATGETVWVPGLRVPAIDPTGAGDVFLAALMAGTLRGWGLAQRIRFANLAAALSVRDVGGALASPGWADVCDWWSDLDPGSRLTRDYAFLDDVLAEVEHRMFARAVPTIGFESGTHDHPRHGPRPGHGSLARHVPPVTTPQEKR; from the coding sequence ATGTCCGACCCCAGCGACGCCCCGGCACGACCCTTGGACCTCGTCGTCACCGGCACGGTGTTCCTCGACCTGATCCTCACCGGGCTGCGCGCTGCCCCGGTCGGCGGACGCGAGATCATGGCCGACGGCATGGGCTCCAGCCCCGGCGGCGCCGCGACTCTCGCGGTCGCGGCCAGCCGCCTCGGCGTCGCCACCGGGCTGGTGGCGGCCTTCGGCTCCGACGTGTACGGCGACTTCTGCTGGTCGACGCTCGAGGAGGACGAGGGCGTCGACCTGTCGGCCTCGCGCCGTCTCGAGGGCTGGCACTCACCGGTGACGGTGTCCCTGGCCTACGACGACGACCGCGCCATGATCACCCACGCCCACCCGCCGCCCATCGACCCAGACCTGCTCTTCGGGCGGCTGCCCGACGCCCAGCTCTGCTTCGCCGACGTCGGCACCTCCCGCGCTCCCTGGATCGACGAAGCGGTCGGTCGCGGCAGCCTCATCTTCGCCGACGTCGGCTGGGACGACACCGGGGTCTGGGACGCCGCGGGACTCCGCGAGCGACTCGAGGGGTGCCACGCCTTCGTCCCCAACGCCGCCGAGGCGATGGCCTACACCGGCAAGGACCACCCCGGGGCCGCCCTCGAGGTGATCCGCGACTGGGTCCCGCTCGCGGTGGTCACCGCCGGCAGCGGCGGCGCCTACGCCGCCGACGAGGCCACCGGGGAGACCGTGTGGGTGCCCGGGCTGCGGGTGCCCGCGATCGACCCGACCGGCGCCGGCGATGTCTTCCTGGCCGCGCTCATGGCCGGCACCCTGCGCGGATGGGGGCTCGCCCAGCGGATCCGCTTCGCCAACCTCGCCGCGGCGCTGTCGGTGCGCGACGTCGGCGGCGCCCTCGCGTCCCCGGGGTGGGCCGACGTCTGCGACTGGTGGTCCGACCTCGACCCCGGCAGTCGCCTCACCCGCGACTACGCCTTCCTCGACGACGTCCTCGCCGAGGTGGAGCACCGCATGTTCGCGCGGGCCGTCCCCACCATCGGCTTCGAGAGCGGCACCCACGACCACCCGCGCCACGGGCCCCGTCCGGGGCACGGCTCCCTCGCCCGACACGTCCCACCCGTCACCACCCCTCAGGAGAAGCGATGA